The nucleotide sequence CCCTTGTCGTCCACCAGGATGAAGGCCGGGAAGTCATTGACGTCGATGGCGTAGACCGCCTCCATGCCCAGCTCCGGGTACTCCAGCAGCTCGACCTTCTTGATGTTGCGCTCCGCCAGGATCGCGGCCGGGCCGCCGATGGTTCCCAGGTAGAAGCCGCCGTGCTTGTGGCAGGCCTCCGCGACCGCCGCGCTGCGGTTGCCCTTGGCGATCATGACCAAGGACGCGCCTTGCGCCTGGAAGAGGTCCACGTAGGAGTCCATGCGCCCAGCAGTCGTCGGCCCCAAGGACCCGGAGGGTCTGCCGGGCGGGGTCTTCGCGGGACCGGCGTAGAGCACGGGATGGTCCTTGAGGTATTGCGGCAGGCCCTCCCCGCGGTCGAGGCGCTCCTTGAACTTGGCGTGGGCGATGTCGCGCGCCACGATGATGCGGCCGGTCAGCGACAGCCGGGTCGCCACCGGATGCTTGGAAAGCTCGGCCCGGATGTCCGGCATGGGGCGGTCGAGGTCGATGCGGACCGCGTCGTCTACGCCCTTCTTGCGGTACTCGGCCGGGATGAGCTTTTCGGGGCGGCGCTCCATCTCCTCGAGCCAGACCCCGGCCGCGTCGATCTTGGCGAGCATGCTGCGGTCCGCCGAGCAGGAGACGGCCATGCCCACGGGGCAGGACGCGCCGTGGCGGGGCAGGCGGATGACGCGCACGTCGTGGGCGAAGTGCCGGCCTCCGAACTGGGCGCCGAAGCCGGATCTGCGGGCGGCCTCCAGGAGCTCGCCTTCCAGGGTCGGGTCGCGGAAGGCTCGGCCGTGGCTGTCGCCGCTGGCGGGCAGCGCGTCATAGTAGCCGGTCGAGGCGAGCTTGACGGTCTTGAGACAGGCGTCGGCCGAGGTCCCGCCGACCACGAAGGCGACGTGATAGGGCGGGCAGGCGGCCGTGCCCAAGGACTTCATCTTCTCGATGAGGAACTTCTTGAGGCTGGCGCAGTTGAGCAACGCCTTGGTCTCCTGGAAGAGATAGGTCTTGTTGGCGGAGCCGCCGCCCTTGGCGATGAAGAGGAATTTGTATTCCATGCCCGCCGTGGCGTAGATGTCGATCTGTGCGGGCAAATTATTGCCCGAGTTCTTCTCCTCGTACATGTCCAGGGCCACGGTCTGGGAGTAGCGCAGGTTCTCCTGCGTGTAGGTCTGCCAGACTCCGCAGGTGAGCCACTGCGCGTCGTCGGCCCCGGTCCAGACCTGCTGGCCCTTCCAGGCCGCGATGGTGGCCGTGCCCGTGTCCTGGCAGAAGGGGAGCTCGAACTTGGCGGAGATGACGGAGTTCTCCAGCATGGTGAGGGCCACGAACTTGTCGTTGGCCGAGGCCTCGGGGTCCTTGAGGATGTCGGCCACCTGGCGCTGGTGCGCGGGGCGCAAGAGGAATTGGATGTCGCGCAGGGCCTCCTTGGCCAGCCCAGCCAAGGCTTGGGGCTCCACTTTGAGGATGGGCTGGCCTTCGAACTTGGAGACGCTGATTCCGGCCTTGGTCAGCAGGCGGTACTTGGTGCGGTCCTTGCCCAGCGGGAACGGGGGATGATACTCGAATCCTGCCGCGGGCGTGGAGGTGGCGCGTTTCATGATTGGATTCTACAATAAAAACGGGCTCCGGCCAGGTGGGCCGCAAAGCTGCCTGCGGCTTTACGGCGGGCGGACCAGCCCTGAAGCTGAGTCAGGACCTGCGGGTCTTTCCCAATCCTTTGAGGACGGCGACGAGCCCGATGGCGGCCAGGATGCCCACCACGGCGTAGCCCGCGGCGGCCAAAGTCAGAGAAACGACGAGCGCCTGGACGCCGGCGCCCACGCCGAAGACCCCCGCCAGACCCAGGACCCCGGCCATGATGTCCTTCCAGAGCGGCTGCCCGCGTCCCGTGCCGATGGTGTTGAACGCCAGTATCGCCGCGGCGGCGAGTGCCGCCAGACCGGCTCCGATGGCCACCGCTCCGAAAAGCGTCCCCGTCAGCAGCGCGAGGGCCGCATTGACACCGACGCCGGCCAAGAGCGCCAGCCCCAGGGCTGCGAGGGTCCCGAGCAGGGCGGGATTGGCTCTGCCGCTCTCTGAGCTGCGCTGGCTTGCCGCGAGGGCCTGTGAGGCCGGAGCGGCCGGCGGCTGGGCGGGCGGCTCGCCCTTGAGCGCGTCGCTCACGCCGCGGGCCGCGCTGAAGAGGGCCATGAGCGGCGTCCCCAGAAGGAGGACGGTCAGCAGGGCCAGCTGCGCCAGGCGCAGGCCCAGGAAACTGGCCGCGGCCGCAAGCGTTGGCCGGCCGCTAACCGCCGTCTTGTCGCTGGCTCCCTTGAGCAGCGGCTCGGCCAGCGCAAGGAAAGACTCCTTGGTCGCCTTGCCCTCGGTGTGCTCCTCCCAGGCCTTCAGGAAGCCGGAGAAGAACCGGGCCGCCGCGGACTTCGGGTAAGCCTCATCGATCGCGCCCTTGGCGTAATTGAAGGGGGCGCGCAGGGTCCCCCAGACCAGGGCCAAGGCCGCGCTCACCGCGAGGTCGGCCAGCATCATCAGCCCCATGGGCACCCAGATGACGGAGAGCCACGAGCCGTTCCACACGCTCTTGTCCAGCCAGTAGCGGGCGTGATGGCTGAGGTTCCTGTAGAAGTCGGTCTCGCGGTCCCAGACGCTGACGAGGCGGTAGGAGTCCTTGAAGCTCGTCCAGAGCCCCTCGAAGACGGATGCGAAGCCGCTGAACACCCAGCGCGGCAGGTGCATGAGCAGCAGCGGGCTGGTCAGATACGCCAGGACGGTCACGGACAAGGGGAGCAGGCCGGCCAGGCCGGTCAGCACGATGCCCACGCCCGCGGCCGCGGCCACGGCGGCGAAGAAGGCGCCGATGTATTCCGGGTCGTCCACGGAATAGGTGGACTTGCCTTCGGCCAGCGCCTTGCCCAGATAGCGCGTCAGGCCCCAGCCTCCGACGATGGAGAGGGCCGCCATCCAGAACGCGTTGGTCTTGGCCAGCGCGAGCAAGCCCAGCAGGCTGAAGGGCAGCACCGGCGTGAGATAGAGCATGCCCAGGCCCATCGCGGCCAGCAGGAACCCCGGCAGCTGGCGCACCAGCTTCGGGGTCTTGGCCGGCACGAAAGGCAAGGCGGCCAGGCTCAAGGTCGCGGCCAGATAGACGCCGCCGACGAGCGGCCCGGCCGCGGCCAACAGCGGCAGGCCCAGGAAGTAGACCGGCAGCAGCGCCAGCCCGGCCGCTATCAGGCGCGGCATGATGTTGCTCGTGCCCGGCTGTCCCGGCTGGTCCGGGTCCTGCGGGCCGGGCTGCGTTCCGGGCCGGTCATTGCGGTCCACGTGCATGCGGCGCGGGTCGTGCTTGGCATCGTCATAAGTCTCGGAGAGCTTGCCGAAAGCGCGGAAGAAGCCGGCGATGCCCAGGACCGGCGTGCCGACCACGGCGTAGGCGAGCCAGGCCCACTGCAGGAGCCGGATCGCGAAGGTCGCCGGCAGGCTCACGAATTTGTTGCGGGAGTTCGCGTAAGGGATGAGCGGCTCCTCCACGCGGTTGAAGAGCGACTTCTTGGCGCCCTGCACGTTGTCGAACATGAAGTGCGCCCAGGCCGCGAGGAACTTGGTCGGCTTGGAATCCGCCTTGAGCTCGTGAGCCGCGCCCCAGAGGAACATGACCGGGGCCTGCGCCGCGCCCACCACCGCTCCGCCCGCCACGGACAAGGCCCACTGCACGAGCTGTGAGAGCCAGATCGGGACCCAGATGCCGGCCAGCCACACCGCGTTCCATAAGGACTGCTTCAGCTGGGCTCGGGTATAGGCGGTCAGGCGCTCATAGGCGTTCGTGTCGCGTCTTAAGGAAGACTCGACCCTGTCCAGGCCGCGGATGCTCTCGAACATGTTGCTGAAGGCAGAGGTCATGCCGTAGCCGACCCAGGAGGGCAGATGCATCAGC is from Elusimicrobiota bacterium and encodes:
- a CDS encoding fumarate hydratase, translating into MKRATSTPAAGFEYHPPFPLGKDRTKYRLLTKAGISVSKFEGQPILKVEPQALAGLAKEALRDIQFLLRPAHQRQVADILKDPEASANDKFVALTMLENSVISAKFELPFCQDTGTATIAAWKGQQVWTGADDAQWLTCGVWQTYTQENLRYSQTVALDMYEEKNSGNNLPAQIDIYATAGMEYKFLFIAKGGGSANKTYLFQETKALLNCASLKKFLIEKMKSLGTAACPPYHVAFVVGGTSADACLKTVKLASTGYYDALPASGDSHGRAFRDPTLEGELLEAARRSGFGAQFGGRHFAHDVRVIRLPRHGASCPVGMAVSCSADRSMLAKIDAAGVWLEEMERRPEKLIPAEYRKKGVDDAVRIDLDRPMPDIRAELSKHPVATRLSLTGRIIVARDIAHAKFKERLDRGEGLPQYLKDHPVLYAGPAKTPPGRPSGSLGPTTAGRMDSYVDLFQAQGASLVMIAKGNRSAAVAEACHKHGGFYLGTIGGPAAILAERNIKKVELLEYPELGMEAVYAIDVNDFPAFILVDDKGNDFYHKLSFIGEVKSLPHRPSAAEALKGYVENR